Proteins from a genomic interval of Clostridium scatologenes:
- a CDS encoding PAS domain S-box protein, whose product MNYELKKSELDLQSFISSTTRLKKYETSNISYTLELLESVLKGIPDIIRVFDSDNRILFFNEAGYKFYNKTRGEVRGKKCFETLNRKKNCESCDVEKAIKTKQMIMIEKYVPEFNLFMECTYNPVLDDSGEIIFVVEQLRDITEKKIMANSVKESEERYRKIVNLSPEAISIVVDNRIVLTNHQACKLVGTEYSKIIGESIYKYIESESVKPIRKKIKQILEEKITKSTSDHKIIRYDKTTVEVEISASYLIYKGRPAIQAVIRNITETKRALNQAAKFQKKYIESISPIPEKIQMETLYMPARTVTGDFFKIYKVNEDLAIGIVGDVSGKGITAALSVLAFFVLFREAILISYDPSEIVKILNKKIVNYLDKYIAACCFSLNLKKNEARIAGAGINQFMFQKSNCIAEEFIVKGPFLGMFEDGEFDEKVISFEKGDRFYFPTDGLEFIFNDYEIKNNYLKEHTIAEFIEYMKRFLNNVITDFGALKDDSTLVALEIK is encoded by the coding sequence TTGAACTATGAATTGAAAAAAAGTGAACTGGATTTACAAAGTTTTATTAGTAGCACAACACGTTTAAAAAAATATGAAACAAGTAACATAAGTTATACTTTGGAGCTTTTAGAAAGTGTATTAAAAGGAATTCCTGATATTATTAGAGTGTTTGATTCAGATAATAGAATTTTATTTTTTAATGAAGCTGGATACAAATTTTATAATAAGACTCGAGGTGAAGTTAGAGGAAAGAAGTGTTTTGAAACTTTAAACAGAAAAAAAAATTGTGAAAGTTGTGATGTAGAAAAAGCCATAAAAACTAAACAAATGATAATGATAGAAAAGTATGTTCCAGAATTTAACTTGTTTATGGAATGTACTTACAATCCAGTTTTAGATGACTCTGGCGAAATAATATTTGTTGTTGAACAATTAAGAGATATTACTGAAAAAAAGATAATGGCTAATTCTGTTAAGGAAAGTGAAGAAAGATATCGTAAAATAGTTAATCTTTCACCTGAAGCTATATCTATTGTAGTCGACAATAGAATCGTTCTAACAAATCATCAAGCTTGCAAGTTAGTAGGTACGGAGTATAGTAAAATTATTGGAGAAAGTATATATAAATATATAGAAAGCGAAAGTGTAAAACCCATTCGTAAAAAAATAAAACAAATATTAGAAGAAAAAATAACAAAGAGTACATCTGACCATAAGATTATTAGATATGATAAGACTACGGTAGAAGTGGAAATATCTGCCAGCTATCTAATATATAAAGGTAGGCCAGCTATTCAAGCAGTAATTAGAAATATTACAGAAACTAAAAGAGCATTAAATCAGGCTGCTAAATTTCAAAAAAAATATATCGAAAGTATATCGCCTATTCCAGAAAAGATTCAAATGGAAACATTATATATGCCAGCTAGAACTGTAACAGGAGATTTTTTCAAAATATATAAGGTCAATGAAGATTTGGCAATTGGCATAGTTGGAGATGTTAGTGGTAAAGGAATCACAGCAGCTCTTAGTGTGTTGGCATTTTTTGTGCTATTTCGTGAGGCAATTTTAATTAGTTATGATCCAAGTGAGATAGTTAAAATTTTGAACAAAAAAATTGTTAATTACTTAGACAAATATATAGCAGCATGTTGTTTTAGCTTAAATTTAAAGAAAAATGAAGCAAGAATAGCGGGTGCAGGAATAAATCAATTTATGTTTCAAAAAAGTAATTGCATTGCTGAAGAATTTATTGTAAAAGGACCTTTTTTAGGCATGTTTGAAGATGGAGAATTTGATGAAAAAGTAATTTCTTTTGAAAAGGGAGATAGATTTTATTTTCCTACAGATGGATTGGAATTTATATTTAATGATTATGAAATTAAAAATAATTATCTTAAAGAGCATACAATAGCTGAATTTATAGAGTATATGAAAAGATTTTTAAATAATGTAATTACTGATTTTGGAGCTTTGAAGGATGATAGCACACTCGTTGCTTTAGAAATTAAATAG
- a CDS encoding ATP-binding protein translates to MKSNEFILYGLSEYKKVIDKVILELNASQCDFDIKLILTEALTNAFKHGNNMNKDKPIYLRYSYNNSSVKFEIEDCGNGLKNVIINDHLDNEDILEDKGRGLFIIKNLSDNIELKPNMLIIEKTLAV, encoded by the coding sequence ATGAAAAGTAATGAATTTATTTTATATGGTTTGTCAGAATATAAAAAGGTTATTGATAAAGTTATTTTAGAGTTAAATGCTTCACAATGTGATTTCGATATAAAATTAATTTTAACAGAAGCTTTGACAAATGCATTTAAGCATGGAAATAATATGAATAAGGATAAACCTATTTATTTGAGATATTCATATAATAATTCAAGTGTAAAATTTGAAATTGAAGATTGTGGAAATGGACTTAAAAATGTAATAATTAATGACCATTTGGATAATGAAGATATTTTAGAAGACAAGGGAAGAGGATTATTTATTATAAAAAATCTTTCAGATAATATTGAGTTAAAGCCAAATATGTTGATTATAGAAAAAACATTAGCAGTATAA
- a CDS encoding methyl-accepting chemotaxis protein — MRTSLKNKLGLMFFVFIAIPLIVLGSFSYFKTSSLMQNTVEQQLEGTTNQTAKLINENINSVNSYVQMLSLDARLSSIASGDEKNSADVFNYLAQLQKQNSNQLEDVFITNASGKEVISSESEKPNVDLSDRNYVQDALKGNKNISQVITSKTTGKPVIVIAAPLKLNDKVIGIVGATIKFEYISKYASQVKIGNNGYSYIVDKNGLIDYHPTNEKVLKENILNDNNDQLKALFNKAKSGQVAEGYYTYGGARKFVKFVPVSNWFIAVTADYKEYMSPAAAIKKITILIAILSVIIAVFLAYRLTVRNIINPIKYLENLMTKAGDGDLTVRAEINTKDEIQTLGEYFNKMIDHQDNTIQHIREASESLTASSEELAASNEEISSTTEQIASTIEQVAQNSQAQSDSVVEVSEVLVQLSSLVQISQSRAVTAKKNSQHTMDTAEQGRSKIEQTVSAIENISEASTETENTLKVLQKLSKKVSGIISTINNISSQTNLLALNAAIEAARAGEHGKGFTVVAEEVRKLSEETNVGANEVSSLIGEMVTKIGKAVESMSLSKNAVENGVTIVKDTDKSFVSIIDAVKQISKDIDQIVDVTKDEVATSDKIINLINTVATATENNAANSEEVAASAEEQNSAIENVAASAQESSALAISLNNLVEKFIV, encoded by the coding sequence ATGAGGACGAGTTTAAAAAACAAATTAGGTTTGATGTTTTTTGTATTTATAGCTATTCCTCTTATTGTTTTGGGAAGTTTTTCGTATTTTAAAACTTCGAGTTTAATGCAAAATACAGTTGAACAACAATTAGAGGGTACTACAAATCAAACAGCTAAATTAATAAATGAAAATATAAATTCAGTAAATAGTTATGTTCAAATGTTAAGTTTAGATGCTAGATTATCTAGCATTGCAAGTGGTGATGAGAAAAATAGTGCTGATGTTTTTAACTATTTAGCTCAATTACAAAAACAAAATAGTAATCAACTAGAGGATGTATTCATTACCAATGCTTCTGGTAAGGAAGTTATAAGTAGTGAATCTGAAAAACCTAATGTTGATTTAAGTGATCGTAATTATGTACAAGATGCTTTAAAAGGAAACAAGAACATAAGTCAGGTTATAACATCTAAAACTACAGGAAAACCAGTAATAGTAATTGCTGCTCCATTGAAACTTAATGATAAAGTTATAGGTATAGTAGGAGCTACTATTAAATTTGAGTATATTTCAAAATATGCTTCACAGGTGAAAATAGGTAATAATGGTTATAGTTATATAGTAGATAAAAATGGTTTAATTGACTATCATCCTACAAATGAAAAAGTACTTAAGGAGAACATTTTAAATGATAACAATGATCAGTTAAAAGCTTTATTTAATAAAGCTAAATCGGGACAAGTTGCAGAAGGATATTATACTTATGGTGGAGCTAGAAAATTTGTAAAATTTGTTCCTGTAAGCAATTGGTTTATAGCGGTAACTGCTGATTATAAAGAATATATGTCTCCTGCTGCGGCTATTAAGAAAATTACTATTCTAATAGCTATATTATCCGTAATTATTGCAGTATTTTTAGCATACAGGCTTACTGTAAGAAATATAATAAATCCTATTAAATATTTAGAAAATCTAATGACAAAGGCTGGAGATGGAGACTTAACAGTAAGAGCTGAAATAAATACAAAAGATGAAATACAAACTTTAGGTGAATATTTTAACAAAATGATTGACCATCAAGATAATACAATACAACATATTCGAGAAGCGTCTGAAAGCTTAACAGCTTCTTCGGAAGAACTAGCTGCTTCTAATGAAGAAATAAGTTCTACAACAGAACAAATAGCAAGTACAATAGAGCAGGTTGCACAAAATTCTCAAGCTCAAAGTGATTCGGTTGTAGAAGTGTCAGAAGTTTTAGTTCAACTATCAAGCTTGGTTCAAATATCACAAAGTAGAGCGGTTACAGCCAAAAAAAATTCACAGCATACTATGGATACTGCAGAACAAGGAAGAAGTAAGATTGAACAAACAGTTTCAGCCATTGAGAATATTAGCGAAGCATCAACTGAAACAGAAAATACACTAAAGGTTTTACAAAAACTTTCTAAAAAAGTTAGTGGAATAATTAGTACTATAAATAATATTTCATCTCAAACTAACTTATTAGCATTAAATGCAGCTATTGAGGCAGCTAGAGCCGGAGAACATGGAAAGGGATTTACTGTAGTTGCAGAAGAAGTTCGTAAACTTTCGGAGGAAACTAATGTTGGTGCAAATGAGGTATCTTCATTGATAGGTGAAATGGTAACTAAAATAGGAAAAGCAGTAGAAAGTATGAGCTTAAGTAAAAATGCAGTAGAAAATGGAGTTACTATAGTAAAAGATACAGATAAATCTTTTGTTAGTATTATAGATGCTGTAAAACAAATATCAAAGGATATAGATCAAATAGTAGATGTTACAAAGGATGAAGTGGCTACATCCGATAAGATAATAAATCTTATTAATACAGTCGCAACTGCTACTGAGAATAATGCGGCTAACAGTGAAGAGGTTGCTGCATCAGCAGAAGAACAAAATTCGGCAATTGAAAATGTGGCAGCTAGTGCTCAGGAATCTAGTGCATTAGCTATATCATTAAACAATCTTGTGGAAAAATTTATAGTTTGA
- a CDS encoding STAS domain-containing protein — MNEFKIEMPENFAVDEADELREKFNYLMKDGEKNFALDFRKCTFIDSTGLGVLVSVYKKCKSINGSLKLYSINEQVMKIFSMTRLDKIFEIYK, encoded by the coding sequence ATGAATGAATTCAAAATTGAGATGCCAGAAAATTTTGCAGTAGATGAAGCAGATGAACTTAGGGAAAAGTTTAACTATCTAATGAAGGATGGAGAAAAAAATTTTGCATTAGATTTTAGAAAATGTACTTTTATTGATAGTACAGGACTTGGAGTTTTGGTTTCCGTTTATAAAAAATGTAAAAGTATAAATGGTAGTCTTAAGCTTTATTCTATCAATGAACAGGTTATGAAGATTTTTAGTATGACTAGATTGGATAAGATATTTGAAATATACAAATAG
- a CDS encoding QueT transporter family protein translates to MNIKKLIKIAITAALYAACTMAIAPLSYGAIQFRFSEVMTLLAFIDPIYIPGLVLGCALSNIYSPLGIIDVLVGTTATFISVYMISKTKSLFIATLWPTINCVFVGAELYFVLHQPFWISTLYVCLGEFVVVTCIGYPLFRLLLKRKDVISVLK, encoded by the coding sequence ATGAATATAAAAAAATTAATTAAAATTGCAATAACAGCTGCACTATATGCAGCATGTACTATGGCTATTGCTCCTTTAAGTTATGGAGCTATACAATTTAGATTTTCGGAGGTTATGACACTCTTAGCCTTTATAGACCCTATTTATATTCCTGGTTTAGTACTTGGGTGTGCATTATCAAATATATATAGTCCCTTAGGTATTATTGATGTGTTAGTTGGAACTACAGCTACATTCATAAGCGTTTATATGATAAGTAAAACTAAAAGTTTATTTATTGCTACTCTTTGGCCTACTATAAATTGCGTATTTGTAGGTGCTGAACTTTACTTTGTACTACATCAACCATTTTGGATATCTACGTTATATGTTTGTCTAGGAGAGTTTGTTGTTGTAACCTGCATAGGCTATCCTTTGTTTAGATTATTGTTAAAAAGAAAAGATGTAATTAGTGTACTAAAATAG
- a CDS encoding radical SAM protein, producing MIRYSDIINKNQREIVLLKASPCVWGKCTFCDYIEDNNSDTQFNVNFNKEILKNVTGKHKVLEVINSGSCFELPKETLQDIKNIIDSKGIKKLFFESHWIYRNRLEEMKQLFNIPIMFKCGIETFDNHFRCEVLKKGAVFSGPEEVSKYFNSICLMVGIKGQTKSMIKTDIEYLLKYFKHGCVNIYMENSTPFKRDEELISWFRDNYSFLEENDNIEILWNNTDFGVGGN from the coding sequence ATGATTCGTTACAGTGATATAATCAACAAAAATCAAAGAGAAATTGTCCTATTAAAAGCTTCACCATGTGTATGGGGAAAATGCACCTTCTGTGATTATATAGAAGATAATAATAGTGACACTCAATTTAATGTAAACTTCAATAAGGAAATTTTAAAAAATGTTACAGGAAAACATAAGGTACTGGAAGTTATAAATTCAGGTAGTTGTTTTGAGCTTCCTAAAGAAACTCTACAAGATATAAAAAATATAATAGACTCTAAGGGTATAAAAAAACTATTTTTTGAAAGTCATTGGATTTATAGAAATAGACTTGAAGAAATGAAACAACTTTTTAACATTCCTATTATGTTTAAATGTGGTATTGAAACTTTTGACAACCATTTTAGATGTGAAGTTCTAAAAAAAGGAGCTGTATTTTCTGGTCCAGAGGAAGTATCAAAATACTTTAACTCCATTTGCCTTATGGTAGGAATTAAAGGCCAAACAAAATCCATGATAAAAACAGATATAGAATATCTATTAAAGTATTTTAAACATGGATGTGTAAATATTTATATGGAAAATTCTACTCCATTTAAAAGAGATGAAGAACTAATTAGCTGGTTTAGAGATAATTATAGTTTTCTTGAGGAAAATGATAATATAGAAATACTTTGGAACAATACTGATTTTGGTGTTGGAGGTAATTAA